The following proteins come from a genomic window of Lolium rigidum isolate FL_2022 chromosome 5, APGP_CSIRO_Lrig_0.1, whole genome shotgun sequence:
- the LOC124652685 gene encoding zinc-finger homeodomain protein 3-like, with amino-acid sequence MDLSGAQGELPMPMPMHAAAPPYLGLQHHEHHHHAGSNGRHLSPPASPAMAASGAEEEYTKNRQLVAVVPTGAGGGARYRECLKNHAATIGGSATDGCGEFMPAGEDGSLDALRCSACGCHRNFHRKETDGAGSRHMHHHHHLMGPLSPLAAHRGGLLMAAHAPPTRMVMPLSAMHTSESDEAARPLAPARKRFRTKFTPEQKARMLGFAEEVGWRLQKLEDAVVQRFCQEVGVKRRVLKVWMHNNKHTLARRHHQLQDHHHLPGAGVDHGDPSCGRSTSPSPPQLRLE; translated from the coding sequence ATGGATCTTTCTGGGGCGCAGGGGGAGCTGCCAATGCCAATGCCAAtgcacgccgccgcgccgccgtacCTCGGTCTGCAGCAccatgagcaccaccaccacgctGGCTCTAATGGTCGGCATCTGTCGCCACCTGCGTCTCCGGCGATGGCAGCTTCCGGCGCTGAGGAGGAGTACACCAAGAACCGGCAGCTCGTGGCGGTGGTGCCCACCGGAGCCGGGGGAGGGGCGAGGTACCGGGAGTGCCTGAAGAACCACGCGGCGACCATCGGCGGCAGCGCCACGGACGGGTGCGGGGAGTTCATGCCGGCCGGCGAAGACGGCTCGCTGGACGCGCTCCGGTGCTCCGCCTGCGGGTGCCACCGCAACTTCCACCGCAAGGAGACGGACGGCGCCGGCTCGCGGcacatgcaccaccaccaccacctcatgggCCCGCTGAGCCCGCTCGCCGCCCACCGCGGCGGCCTCCTGATGGCCGCGCACGCTCCGCCAACGCGCATGGTGATGCCCCTGAGCGCCATGCATACCTCGGAGTccgacgaggcggcgcggccgctgGCGCCGGCCCGGAAGCGGTTCCGGACCAAGTTCACGCCGGAGCAGAAGGCGCGCATGCTGGGGTTCGCCGAGGAGGTCGGTTGGCGGCTGCAGAAGCTGGAGGACGCCGTGGTGCAGCGCTTCTGCCAGGAGGTCGGCGTCAAGCGCCGCGTCCTCAAGGTGTGGATGCACAACAACAAGCACACCCTCGCCCGCCGCCATCACCAGCTGCAGGACCACCACCATCTGCCTGGCGCCGGCGTTGATCATGGAGACCCCTCCTGCGGCCGGAGCACCAGCCCGAGCCCGCCGCAGCTCCGGCTCGAGTAA